In Chryseobacterium gleum, a single genomic region encodes these proteins:
- a CDS encoding YdeI/OmpD-associated family protein, giving the protein MENKSFTATLEIIGINPFVFVPEEILNTIFEKSGRNKSPIPVKGTVNGKEFKQNLMKYLGEWRLYVNLIMLKNSPKRIGEIIEVVLEYDDSDRSISIHPQLEKAIKESSLATENFGKLIPSRKHELIRYINNLKTEASIQRNIEKIIRHLHGETDFFGKKIE; this is encoded by the coding sequence ATGGAAAACAAGAGTTTCACCGCTACATTGGAAATCATAGGAATTAACCCTTTTGTATTTGTTCCGGAAGAAATACTGAACACGATTTTTGAAAAATCAGGCAGAAATAAAAGCCCTATCCCGGTAAAAGGAACTGTGAACGGAAAGGAATTTAAACAAAACCTGATGAAATATCTGGGAGAATGGAGATTGTACGTGAACCTCATTATGTTGAAAAACTCTCCGAAAAGAATAGGAGAAATCATTGAAGTCGTACTGGAGTATGATGATTCTGACAGAAGTATTTCCATTCATCCTCAACTGGAAAAGGCGATTAAAGAAAGCAGCCTGGCAACGGAAAACTTTGGAAAGCTGATTCCTTCAAGAAAGCATGAACTGATAAGGTATATCAATAATTTAAAAACTGAAGCCAGTATTCAGAGGAATATTGAGAAAATCATTCGTCACTTACATGGCGAAACCGATTTTTTTGGAAAGAAGATTGAATAA
- a CDS encoding BlaI/MecI/CopY family transcriptional regulator, with product MKIQTLTKAEEQVMQYLWKIEKGFLKDVLDLFPEPKPHTNTVSTILKVLKDKEFVDYRVHGRQHEYFPLVSKEQYSGKTMKSLVKNYFKGSYKSAVSFLVEKNEMTVEDLEMLLDELKKKD from the coding sequence ATGAAAATTCAGACTTTAACAAAAGCAGAAGAACAGGTAATGCAGTATTTATGGAAAATAGAAAAAGGATTTCTTAAAGATGTTCTTGATCTTTTTCCGGAGCCAAAGCCGCACACCAATACAGTCTCTACTATTTTAAAAGTATTGAAGGACAAAGAGTTTGTAGACTATCGTGTACATGGGAGACAGCATGAGTATTTTCCGCTTGTTTCAAAAGAACAGTATTCCGGGAAAACCATGAAAAGCCTTGTGAAAAATTATTTTAAAGGTTCTTACAAAAGTGCCGTTTCATTTCTGGTAGAAAAAAATGAAATGACGGTGGAAGACCTTGAAATGCTATTGGATGAACTCAAAAAGAAAGACTAA
- a CDS encoding GLPGLI family protein encodes MKKIIIAFSMLLALAANAQNQRFIYEYKYSIDSTAKDKPETEIMFLDVVSKGSKFYSKDVFESDSLMTASMEKQLQAGSTEVNFSGIKFKGKIPYSVEKSYPDYSVSFFNNLSADEYLVQDERKQAWKILPEKEKIGTFNAQKAVCNFAGRKWTAWFTADLPIQDGPYKFSGLPGLIVKMEDASRTHSYELKGSKKLPAGYEWKSTKEKERFNALVTITEAKYRKAFKEYLADPMKSEKQMVAQGIEIQEIDESGKLIPIDKAQKAKEIKKKNDLKKQNNILELDLLK; translated from the coding sequence ATGAAAAAAATAATTATTGCATTCAGTATGTTGTTGGCTCTTGCAGCTAATGCCCAGAATCAGAGATTTATTTATGAATATAAATACAGTATTGACTCTACTGCCAAAGATAAACCCGAAACTGAAATAATGTTTCTAGATGTTGTCTCCAAAGGATCCAAGTTTTACAGTAAAGATGTTTTTGAATCAGATTCGCTTATGACTGCATCTATGGAAAAACAGTTACAGGCTGGAAGTACAGAAGTCAATTTTTCCGGTATCAAATTTAAAGGCAAGATTCCTTATAGTGTAGAGAAAAGCTATCCTGATTATTCGGTGAGCTTTTTTAACAATTTATCTGCGGATGAATATTTGGTGCAGGATGAAAGAAAACAGGCGTGGAAAATCCTTCCGGAAAAAGAAAAAATAGGAACATTTAATGCTCAGAAAGCCGTTTGTAATTTCGCAGGCAGAAAATGGACGGCGTGGTTTACAGCAGATTTGCCCATCCAGGACGGACCTTATAAATTTTCAGGACTTCCGGGATTGATTGTAAAGATGGAAGATGCTTCCCGCACCCATTCATATGAATTAAAAGGAAGTAAAAAACTTCCGGCCGGATATGAGTGGAAGAGTACCAAAGAAAAAGAAAGGTTTAATGCACTGGTTACCATAACGGAAGCCAAATACCGGAAAGCCTTTAAAGAATATCTTGCAGATCCGATGAAAAGTGAAAAACAAATGGTGGCTCAGGGAATTGAAATTCAGGAAATAGATGAATCCGGGAAATTGATTCCTATTGATAAAGCACAAAAAGCTAAAGAAATAAAAAAGAAGAATGATCTTAAAAAGCAGAACAACATCCTGGAACTGGATCTGCTGAAATAA
- a CDS encoding M56 family metallopeptidase, whose product MEAILLYFGKIILCSGVTFLYYQLSLKDKTFHHYNRFYLLAAILISLLLPLIKVDDFTIEVNSDMYMLLDRIQNFNTEKTIDNGNLYFNLTFSALGLVSLYFLGKLIYGIFKIQQFKKQFQKESFDGINFYRTDLNEAPFSYFKNLFWKNAITLHSDIGKQILKHEMVHIEQKHSFDKIFIEIITSVFWFNPFFHIIKKEINLIHEYLADKKAVKQSDTKAFAQMLLASHFSGTQLPAASPFLSSNLKKRLKMLQKPKTKFGYARRIFALPVLFSVAFAYLVNAKNREIEETNISIQKAVSQIKKDTVRPEKIQQEEVKDPIPELPKLKAKSAELQKELNQKSKELSKLKPETSAFDKKIEEINLLASEMGKIGDETSRLVDQYFKSPEWKNKMLALDHMKVELPELSNLDIDVDFPDPPVPPDAPGTPPGTPKAPKAPRVFYFKNNNTVHFKDLSGKEKAEIRKAMKEARRAMKEGEKARIQGEKARIEGDRARLEGQKAFLEGDRARAEGARARLEGEKARSEGEKARAEGDRIRKEHIRIRIDGDKIRKEVERARAEAEKRSFSFKDGTFIKVTNASPDVIVMNADFIKKDGNGNIAMNGVKNFRISGNDDVKYKYYIDGREVSKEDVNSLDTGNISKVNVNTQKKGDFKQGEVRIETKK is encoded by the coding sequence ATGGAAGCAATACTTTTATACTTTGGAAAAATTATTTTATGTTCGGGTGTAACGTTTTTGTACTACCAGTTGTCTTTAAAGGACAAGACATTCCATCATTATAACAGATTTTATCTGTTGGCGGCGATTTTGATCTCGCTGTTATTACCACTTATAAAGGTAGATGATTTTACGATCGAGGTAAATAGTGATATGTATATGCTTCTTGACAGGATACAGAATTTTAATACAGAAAAAACTATAGACAATGGTAACCTTTATTTTAACCTTACTTTTTCAGCTCTGGGACTGGTTTCTCTCTATTTTCTAGGGAAGCTTATCTATGGGATTTTTAAAATCCAGCAGTTTAAAAAACAGTTTCAGAAAGAAAGCTTTGACGGGATCAATTTTTACCGTACAGATCTTAATGAAGCCCCGTTTTCCTACTTTAAAAATCTTTTCTGGAAGAATGCTATTACCCTGCATTCTGATATTGGAAAACAGATTTTAAAGCATGAGATGGTACATATTGAGCAGAAACACTCTTTTGATAAGATTTTTATCGAGATTATAACTTCTGTTTTCTGGTTCAATCCGTTCTTTCATATCATCAAAAAAGAAATTAATCTTATCCACGAATACCTGGCTGATAAAAAAGCCGTAAAACAATCGGACACCAAAGCATTTGCGCAGATGCTTTTAGCAAGCCACTTTTCCGGAACACAGTTGCCTGCTGCCAGTCCGTTTCTAAGTTCAAACCTTAAAAAAAGACTTAAGATGTTACAAAAACCAAAAACCAAGTTCGGATATGCGCGAAGAATCTTTGCATTACCGGTTTTATTCTCAGTAGCCTTTGCTTACCTGGTAAATGCGAAAAACAGAGAAATTGAGGAAACCAATATCAGCATTCAGAAAGCGGTTTCACAAATTAAGAAAGACACTGTAAGACCTGAAAAAATACAGCAGGAAGAAGTTAAAGATCCAATACCGGAATTACCTAAATTAAAAGCGAAATCAGCGGAACTTCAAAAAGAACTTAATCAAAAAAGTAAAGAATTAAGTAAGTTGAAACCTGAAACGTCAGCTTTTGATAAGAAAATAGAAGAAATTAATCTTCTTGCTTCAGAAATGGGGAAAATAGGAGATGAAACATCAAGACTGGTTGATCAATATTTCAAATCTCCGGAATGGAAAAATAAAATGCTGGCCCTGGATCATATGAAAGTAGAATTGCCGGAATTGTCCAACCTCGATATTGATGTTGATTTTCCGGACCCACCTGTACCGCCGGATGCGCCGGGAACTCCTCCGGGAACTCCAAAAGCACCGAAGGCTCCAAGAGTATTTTATTTTAAAAATAATAACACTGTTCACTTCAAAGATCTGAGCGGTAAAGAAAAGGCTGAAATCCGTAAAGCGATGAAAGAAGCCAGAAGAGCAATGAAGGAAGGTGAAAAAGCCAGAATCCAGGGTGAGAAGGCACGAATTGAAGGAGACAGAGCGAGGCTAGAAGGACAAAAAGCCTTTCTGGAAGGTGATCGTGCCAGAGCAGAAGGAGCTAGAGCCAGATTAGAAGGGGAAAAAGCAAGATCAGAGGGAGAAAAAGCAAGAGCTGAAGGAGATAGAATCCGCAAAGAACATATAAGAATACGAATAGATGGGGATAAAATCAGAAAAGAGGTTGAAAGAGCTCGTGCAGAAGCAGAAAAAAGATCATTCAGCTTTAAAGACGGGACCTTTATAAAAGTGACCAACGCTTCACCTGATGTTATCGTAATGAACGCAGATTTTATCAAAAAAGATGGTAACGGAAACATCGCCATGAATGGGGTGAAAAACTTCAGAATAAGCGGAAATGATGATGTGAAATACAAGTATTATATTGACGGGAGGGAAGTTTCTAAGGAGGATGTAAATTCATTAGATACCGGCAACATATCGAAAGTCAATGTTAATACTCAGAAAAAAGGAGATTTTAAACAGGGGGAAGTAAGAATTGAAACAAAGAAATAA
- the fsa gene encoding fructose-6-phosphate aldolase: protein MKFFIDTANLEQIKEARDLGILDGVTTNPSLMAKEGIQGAEAIKNHYKTICELVDGDISAEVLSTTYEEMIKEGDELAAIHPNIVVKIPMIKDGIKALKYFSDKGIKTNCTLIFSPGQALLAAKAGATYVSPFLGRLDDISTDGLNLIQEIRLIFDNYMYETEILAASIRHSMHIIDCAKIGADVITSPLPPILSLLKHPLTDSGLAQFVADSQKLA, encoded by the coding sequence ATGAAATTTTTTATTGACACAGCTAATTTAGAGCAAATTAAGGAAGCAAGAGATCTTGGAATTTTAGATGGTGTTACCACCAACCCTTCATTAATGGCAAAAGAAGGAATTCAGGGAGCTGAAGCCATCAAAAACCACTATAAAACAATCTGTGAGCTTGTAGACGGAGATATTTCTGCAGAAGTTCTTTCTACAACATACGAAGAAATGATCAAAGAAGGAGACGAATTAGCTGCTATTCACCCTAATATCGTTGTAAAAATTCCGATGATCAAAGACGGAATCAAAGCTTTAAAATATTTTTCTGACAAAGGAATCAAAACCAACTGTACATTGATCTTCTCTCCGGGGCAGGCTCTTTTGGCAGCAAAGGCAGGAGCTACTTATGTATCTCCGTTCCTTGGAAGACTGGATGATATTTCTACAGATGGTCTGAACCTTATCCAGGAAATCAGATTAATTTTCGATAACTATATGTACGAAACTGAAATCCTTGCAGCTTCTATCCGTCACTCAATGCACATCATCGACTGTGCTAAAATCGGAGCAGATGTTATTACATCTCCACTTCCTCCGATCTTAAGCTTATTGAAGCACCCGTTAACAGACAGCGGATTGGCTCAGTTTGTTGCAGATTCTCAGAAATTGGCATAA
- the dacB gene encoding D-alanyl-D-alanine carboxypeptidase/D-alanyl-D-alanine endopeptidase, translated as MKKTLAVLTLSVQIVAAQNIAQKLDKATKDLMDSSGAISSGLSFYVSDENGNLIYEYQGNKGLSTASTQKIFTAGAALETLGKNYTYTTTSSYSGNISAGTLNGNLFISSNGDPTLGSWRYEGYKPENFKKKLIDAIKNSGITKISGDLVIDDSYFDHQTIPGGWPWDDLGNYYGAGVWGINWKENQFDININGTDFKSFSYPLEGVKWLNDLKTGGSSDQSLIFTAPHSDVALINGMLPSGKTVTVSGSTPNPPLQLAAEIKQWLKESGIELSGKAVTNSQLEIDGKQALEALKNNIILTYQSPTLDKIVYWFLRKSINLYGETLIKTLGKEKKGNSNFKSGVSYLKEFWKSKGINPNMINFADGSGLSPQNYVAAKAEVQALLYARKQSWFEAYYDGFPVQDNGMKMKSGTMRDTKSFAGYHTAKDGKKYVFSIIINNYQGSGNAELQKILNVLK; from the coding sequence ATGAAAAAAACACTTGCTGTACTCACACTTTCTGTACAGATCGTTGCCGCACAGAATATCGCCCAGAAACTAGACAAAGCTACAAAGGATCTTATGGATTCTTCGGGAGCAATTTCTTCCGGCCTGTCATTTTATGTTTCGGATGAAAATGGCAATCTTATTTACGAATACCAGGGGAACAAAGGCCTTTCTACAGCTTCTACACAGAAGATTTTTACTGCCGGTGCCGCTCTGGAAACTTTAGGTAAAAACTACACTTATACCACCACTTCGAGTTATTCCGGAAATATATCAGCAGGAACGCTGAACGGGAATTTGTTTATCAGTTCCAATGGTGATCCTACATTGGGAAGCTGGCGGTATGAGGGCTATAAACCAGAAAATTTTAAAAAGAAACTGATAGATGCCATTAAAAATTCAGGGATAACTAAAATATCGGGTGACCTCGTCATTGATGATTCTTATTTTGACCATCAGACGATTCCGGGAGGCTGGCCGTGGGATGATCTTGGAAATTATTATGGCGCCGGTGTTTGGGGAATCAACTGGAAAGAAAACCAGTTTGATATTAATATTAACGGAACCGATTTTAAAAGCTTTTCTTATCCTTTAGAAGGAGTGAAATGGCTGAATGACCTGAAAACAGGAGGAAGCTCAGATCAAAGCCTGATCTTTACCGCTCCTCATTCTGATGTTGCGCTGATTAACGGGATGCTTCCGTCAGGGAAAACAGTTACGGTTTCCGGTTCTACTCCTAATCCGCCGCTACAGCTGGCAGCAGAAATAAAGCAATGGCTGAAGGAATCGGGTATTGAGCTTTCAGGAAAAGCGGTAACAAATTCACAGCTTGAAATTGATGGAAAACAGGCTTTGGAAGCTCTGAAAAATAATATTATTCTCACTTACCAATCGCCGACTCTGGATAAAATTGTATACTGGTTTCTGAGAAAAAGTATCAATCTGTATGGTGAAACATTAATTAAAACTTTAGGAAAAGAGAAAAAAGGAAATTCAAACTTCAAAAGCGGAGTTTCTTATCTGAAAGAATTCTGGAAGTCAAAGGGAATCAACCCAAATATGATCAACTTTGCAGATGGAAGCGGACTTTCTCCACAAAATTATGTAGCTGCAAAAGCAGAAGTGCAGGCTCTTTTATATGCCAGAAAACAATCCTGGTTTGAAGCATATTATGACGGATTTCCGGTTCAGGATAATGGAATGAAGATGAAAAGCGGAACCATGAGAGATACCAAATCTTTTGCAGGGTATCATACCGCAAAGGATGGAAAAAAATATGTATTTTCGATTATTATCAATAACTATCAGGGAAGCGGAAATGCAGAGCTTCAGAAAATCCTGAATGTTTTAAAATAA
- the pepE gene encoding dipeptidase PepE, which produces MNIILASTSTLFGGEYLEYLKEELIQLYKGIDEIVFIPFARPGGISHDDYTAKASSFFETINIKVKGLHEFENKAEALNQAKGYFTGGGNTFLLVKTLHEEGLMSVLKENVSGGKAYLGCSAGSNIGGQNMKTTNDMPIVYPPSFDCMGLVPFNINPHYLDPNPDLKHNGETRETRIREFLTQNDIKVVGLREGNWIRRTGDSITVEGSELTRIFEKGKEPYEIEAGSRL; this is translated from the coding sequence ATGAATATCATATTAGCCTCAACATCCACCCTTTTTGGTGGAGAATATCTGGAATACCTGAAAGAAGAATTAATCCAATTGTATAAAGGTATTGACGAAATCGTGTTTATTCCTTTTGCCCGCCCGGGAGGTATTTCCCATGATGATTATACTGCAAAAGCGAGTTCTTTCTTTGAAACCATCAATATAAAAGTAAAAGGTCTCCACGAATTTGAAAATAAAGCAGAAGCGCTGAACCAGGCAAAAGGTTATTTTACAGGAGGAGGAAATACTTTTTTACTGGTTAAAACATTACATGAAGAAGGGCTGATGTCTGTTCTGAAAGAAAATGTTTCAGGGGGAAAAGCTTATCTGGGTTGTAGTGCGGGAAGTAATATCGGAGGTCAGAATATGAAAACTACGAATGATATGCCGATCGTATATCCGCCAAGCTTTGATTGCATGGGGCTGGTTCCTTTCAATATCAATCCGCACTATCTGGATCCTAATCCGGATCTGAAGCATAACGGAGAGACCAGAGAAACCCGCATCAGGGAATTTCTTACCCAAAATGACATCAAAGTGGTAGGGCTCAGAGAAGGAAACTGGATCAGAAGAACCGGAGATTCAATAACCGTTGAGGGAAGTGAACTGACAAGGATTTTTGAAAAAGGAAAAGAACCTTACGAAATTGAAGCAGGAAGCAGACTTTAA
- a CDS encoding GLPGLI family protein, with translation MKSKILFFMFLGVLASAQVNRFFYEYKFIPDSNNKEDVKTEMMMLDIDKNGSSYYSRDKFVADSTGKAELEKQLKAGGGNISVNRREKPGQVSYKVTKQYPDFKTYLFRSISTDKYKIKEDQKPEWKILPEKQKVGEYQAQKATTSFGGREWIAWFTTDLPFQDGPYVFYGLPGLIVKIEDTTGSHIMTMIGNKTVNAPASESEMQVPDHVRVLGIGGKELEVTKDQFKKVWKAYVNDPAKNMREMLMKNGEGNTKVSFKVRTGDGKEISDPNQVLREIEKNTKEALKKDNNPIEPDLVN, from the coding sequence ATGAAAAGTAAAATTCTATTTTTTATGTTTCTGGGAGTGCTCGCCAGTGCACAGGTTAACAGATTTTTTTATGAATATAAGTTTATTCCGGATTCCAATAATAAGGAAGATGTGAAGACAGAAATGATGATGCTCGATATCGATAAAAACGGATCAAGCTATTACAGCCGTGATAAATTTGTCGCAGATTCTACTGGAAAGGCAGAACTTGAAAAGCAGCTGAAAGCAGGTGGCGGAAACATCAGTGTCAACAGAAGAGAAAAACCGGGACAGGTTTCTTATAAAGTAACTAAACAATACCCTGATTTTAAAACTTATCTTTTCAGAAGTATTTCTACAGATAAGTATAAAATAAAAGAAGACCAGAAACCGGAATGGAAAATACTACCTGAGAAACAAAAAGTAGGGGAGTATCAGGCGCAGAAAGCCACTACCAGCTTTGGAGGGAGAGAATGGATAGCCTGGTTTACGACAGATCTTCCTTTTCAGGATGGACCTTATGTTTTCTACGGACTTCCCGGGCTTATTGTCAAAATTGAAGACACCACAGGATCCCATATTATGACAATGATAGGTAATAAAACCGTTAATGCTCCGGCTTCTGAATCGGAAATGCAGGTTCCTGATCATGTGAGAGTACTGGGAATAGGAGGAAAAGAGCTTGAAGTAACAAAAGATCAGTTCAAAAAGGTATGGAAAGCATATGTAAATGATCCTGCCAAAAATATGAGGGAAATGCTGATGAAAAATGGAGAGGGCAATACTAAAGTCAGTTTCAAGGTTAGAACCGGGGACGGCAAAGAAATCTCAGATCCTAATCAGGTACTTAGGGAAATAGAAAAAAATACTAAAGAAGCTCTTAAAAAAGATAACAATCCGATTGAACCGGATCTGGTAAACTAA
- a CDS encoding sugar O-acetyltransferase, whose translation MTEKEKCAAGLLYNANYDEELIQERIACKDLCQEYNALKNSDTEKRYQLLKRIIGSIPENICIEPNFWCDYGYNIKAGKNFYANHNLVILDCARVEFGDNVFIGPNCSFYTAGHPLDAQQRNEGLEYAHPIKVGNNVWLGGNVVVLPGVSIGNNSVIGAGSVVTKNIPDNVVAVGNPCRVVKSIVKEN comes from the coding sequence ATGACAGAAAAGGAAAAATGTGCAGCCGGACTTTTATATAATGCCAATTATGATGAAGAGCTGATTCAGGAGCGTATTGCCTGTAAGGATTTATGCCAGGAGTACAATGCCCTGAAAAATTCGGACACAGAAAAGAGATATCAATTACTCAAAAGAATTATTGGCAGTATACCAGAAAATATCTGCATAGAACCTAATTTCTGGTGCGATTACGGGTATAATATAAAAGCAGGAAAAAACTTCTATGCCAATCATAACCTGGTTATTTTGGATTGTGCCAGAGTAGAGTTTGGTGATAACGTGTTTATCGGCCCCAACTGTAGTTTCTATACCGCAGGTCATCCGCTGGATGCACAGCAAAGGAATGAAGGTCTGGAATATGCACATCCAATAAAAGTCGGGAATAATGTATGGCTGGGTGGAAATGTAGTTGTACTTCCGGGTGTTTCTATTGGAAATAACTCAGTAATAGGAGCAGGAAGTGTTGTTACAAAAAATATTCCTGATAATGTAGTGGCCGTAGGAAATCCGTGTAGGGTTGTAAAATCAATTGTAAAAGAAAACTAA
- a CDS encoding sensor histidine kinase → MRKSILTRLNNWIIFVVMTTLVIAIIVASTSLINFLRKEEIKRISLLSKAIRIQQEVKTPDTDVLDLLPDILNINNTIPFIVTDKYKNPILDLGYYRNIPESTIKNPEKLQDLIRNMEKNYDPIEIKVPDGNNQFVYYDNSRLLNNLRYSPYILGLFILLYFGFSFWFFRTIKKTDEGYLWAGLAKETAHQIGTPLSSMIGWIEIMKLDNPDSEGVHEIEKDIERLRTISERFSKIGSVPELNDRDFSKTIQENYDYLKTRISRKINFTLNLPTYTVLVPHNKILISWVIENLVKNAVDAMKGEGAITISVFERNKNILIEVKDNGSGMTKQQARNAFNPGYSTKKRGWGLGLSLARRVIHEYHNGDIKISQTEIGKGSTFRITIRKEE, encoded by the coding sequence TTGAGAAAATCTATCCTCACCAGGCTGAATAACTGGATCATTTTCGTTGTGATGACTACTTTGGTAATTGCCATCATAGTAGCTTCAACATCGCTTATTAATTTTCTCAGAAAAGAGGAGATCAAAAGGATCAGTCTGCTTTCCAAAGCGATAAGGATACAGCAGGAAGTGAAGACTCCCGATACGGATGTTCTGGATCTGCTGCCGGATATCCTGAACATCAATAACACAATTCCGTTCATCGTAACAGATAAATATAAAAATCCGATTCTTGATCTCGGATACTACAGAAATATTCCTGAAAGTACAATCAAAAACCCTGAAAAACTGCAGGATCTGATCCGGAATATGGAGAAAAATTATGACCCGATTGAGATTAAAGTGCCGGATGGAAATAACCAGTTTGTGTATTATGACAACTCACGCCTGCTTAATAATCTCAGGTATTCACCTTATATCTTAGGTCTGTTTATTCTGCTGTATTTCGGTTTTTCTTTCTGGTTTTTCAGGACCATTAAAAAGACGGACGAAGGGTATCTTTGGGCAGGTCTGGCAAAAGAAACAGCCCATCAGATCGGAACACCTTTATCATCCATGATCGGATGGATAGAAATTATGAAGCTGGATAATCCGGATTCTGAAGGAGTACATGAGATTGAAAAAGATATTGAAAGGTTGAGAACCATCTCAGAACGGTTTTCAAAAATAGGATCCGTTCCTGAACTGAACGACAGGGATTTCAGTAAAACAATTCAGGAGAATTATGATTATTTAAAAACCAGAATTTCCAGAAAAATCAATTTTACTCTGAATCTTCCTACTTATACCGTTTTGGTGCCCCACAATAAAATCCTGATAAGCTGGGTAATTGAAAACCTGGTAAAAAATGCTGTGGATGCGATGAAAGGAGAAGGTGCTATTACAATATCTGTTTTTGAAAGAAATAAGAATATTTTAATTGAAGTAAAAGATAACGGAAGCGGAATGACAAAACAACAGGCACGAAATGCTTTTAATCCCGGCTATTCCACCAAAAAAAGAGGCTGGGGACTGGGATTGTCGCTGGCCAGAAGAGTTATTCATGAATACCACAACGGAGATATTAAGATTTCCCAGACGGAAATAGGAAAGGGAAGTACCTTTAGAATAACGATCAGAAAAGAGGAGTGA